The nucleotide window TTTAAACAAAGTCGATAGGAATGATGACTTAGTTTTCTTAGTAAAAATCTTTAAACTTACCACATTTCACGgttaaatttcattgaaaggAAAATGCTCGCATTGCCGCTGGTGTCGGTGCTCGCACTTTACAAATGCAAGGTTGCTCAGAAGTTTTCATGGACTCTATGGAATATCCTGAACAAGCCGCCGAGGGCAGCGCTTTAGCAATATGGCGTTATAATGACAATAAGCTGAAAAAGAATCGTACTATGGTGCCCAAATTAGAATTGTATGATTCTCCAGATGTTGATGCCTGGACTCGTGGGCTTTTTAAAGCCGAAGCACAGAATTTAGCACGTCGATTGAGTGATGCTCCTGCTAACCAAATGACACCAACAACATTTGCCCAAGCCACAGTCGATGCTTTATGTCCATGTGGTGTTACTGTTGAAATACGTACAATGGAGTGGATAGAACAGCAACATCTAAATTCGTTCCTCACCATAGCCAAAGGATCTTGCGAACCACCGGTATTGTTGGAAATAAGCTATTGTGGTACTGCGCCCGAGGATAAACCTGTTCTATTATTGGGTAAAGGCATGACATTTAATAggtaagaatttttatttcatttaagaaaatattcaaatatgaaCTGTGTTATTCTGCAGTGGTGGTATTTGTCTGCGTCCCAGCAAACACATGGATGAATATCGTGGTGCTATGGCTGGTGCAGCCGTATGTGTTGCTGCCATACGTGCAGCCGCTGCCCTTTCGTTGCCGATTAACATTTCAGCCGTTATTcctttatgtgaaaatatgcCTTCTGGTATGGCTTGTAAGCCAGGTGATATTGTTACCCTACTTAATGGTAGAACATTGGCTATAAGAGTaagtttttgtgtattttaaagtttttaataatttaagtaaCTTATTTAAATAGGATACAGAAAAGGCTGGTGTTGTGGTAATGGCAGATCCTTTACTTTATGCTCAATCTACTTATAAGCCTCGTTTAGTTGTTGATGTTGCTACTATGGGTAAAGGTGTTGTAAATGGTCTAGGTGGTAGCGCTACGGGCATATTCTCCAATTCTCATTATATTTGGAAGCAATTCCAAAAGGCTGGTGCTCTTACGGGTGACCGTATGTGGCGTTTGCCATTATGGAATTACTACAAGAAACTAGTTACAGGTATGCTTGAATCAAATTAAACATATTCTCTTGCAATTCCATTATAGCATTCAGCATTGAATCAATTTCTCTTTAactcaaatccattacaaaatagcttttaaaatgtattgaatgattaaattctTCTTCAATTCCAATCTATTACAAAGAGattttagcaaatatttttcaattcattttataaatggTTGAAAGCTAGACAGAACTGActgatgaaaaatattttaatacaatttgtattagaattgaattatcaaaaatttaatagttaatttccattatgaattaattcagcGATGACtgaattatattataatataaataaacgcCTTTGAATGAATCTAATGAATTAGATTTTTAGGAATGGATTTGTGGAATGAATGGctgaaatcttttaatttttagtgaattaagctcaaatttaatcaattaattcGCAGCTCCGTGCTTGAATAAtaggaataaatttgaaaatgttaatttatttttttatagacaatATAAGTTTCGATATTAGCAATAATGGTATTGGCCCAGCTTCAAGTTGTTTAGGTGCTGCTATTCTGCACGTAAGTCTTACAGTTTGTCAAATTGTTGGTaaccttttaattaatttttaaattaccaCTATTTATTACAGGAATTCGTACCCTGTGTTGATTGGGCTCACTTAGATATACGAGGCGTTGGCATGTTAACACGTTTCGGCACGGTTCCATATTTATTAAAAGATCGTATGACGGGACGGCCCACAAGAactttaatacaatttctataTCAAATGGCTTGTCCAGACGCACAGGCAAAATAGTTATTAacctttgaaattgaaaaagtcAATGAAATGGATTTTCATGATGTGTTAGTGCGTTTGTTTGGTGAAAGTATGATTCAATCAAAATTCTATTAAGAGTGCATTCAACATTtctattttgtgaattttacttgtttattaattgtttagacatatattttcttcaaatatataatttttgtataaaaatcgtacagcgttttattattttgtttagttgTAAACCATAGTAAATCTCTGATTTATTGCTTAAatgtaattataaaaatattttcaatatacaatgttacaattaattttttattaaaaatatacgaaaattaaaaatgctaATCAACCAAATAGGGGCTGTCTAATGCACCCAAACCGGCAGCAACACCGCCCTCATTGGCAGTAGATATTTTGGTACGCAACATGTGGCCAGCTTgataattacaaattatattgtCCACATCGCCAATAACCACACCGAAAATGCCCAATTCTGACACCACTTCAACTATAGGCGGGGGCATAGTGCCACCAGGACGTATCATATAGCCCTTCGATACAGGTGGATGTATAAGATCCATTAAGATCCAAGCAGAACGTTCAACTCGTGACATTTtctatttagattttaatttaacatattttcaaaaaaagccaTAGTCATTAACTTACCCGTAAAACATCTGGAATGTCCAATCCATATACATTATTACCGCCACCTTCACGTTgaggttttaaaacaaaacgctCGGGTTCTTTTAATGCCATCTCATAGGTGGCATTACCTACATCGTTATCTTCCAGAGAATAAAGGCCGGTAAATATTTTCCCAATAGCTTTAATCTCTTCGGGATCATTGATAAATCTTTCCAGCATTTCAGGCTGTGCTAAAGCCTGTTGCACTTTCTTGGTGCCAGCCAAGTGATAGTGAATAGAAGGACACTTAATGGCAGTAGAGCATTCCATCATATAGCGTGCATCCCACTCATCTTGAGAGTGATACTGTCCTGGTTCGTAGCCAGCACGGAAATATATAACAGCTACTTCCTGATCTTCCCTGGAATCATGAAGAtaacaattgttaaaattaacttaaaatcaaacaatcaaatatttaggTATACTTACAAAATAAGCTCTTTCTTTAAGCTTAATTTTCCATTCTTATGGACTTGGGTTAAAGTCCGTCTTAATACTTTAATGTGAGGACATTTTTCGcgtatataaaattcatgaaatctctgtaattttaaagaaaataaatacaatctttttaatattttagtcaTAGGCGTAAAGCGGAAACTAGGAACTAGAAACTAGAAACTATTAGTAATAGATAATGCTTACCTGATCGCAAATGTTATAAGAAACATCCTCGATTATAAACATAATAACGGCCTTTGGATTATTGTAGATCTCCCAAGCACGTATCATACCATCGCAAATACCAGCTAAAGCCTTATTTTCCGGCATCTAGAAAACAACAAGATTAGCTAGTGCAtgttttataacaataaaatcgacaaaaaaatATCTTACATTTTTCAGTTTCTCATATTGACCCAATTCACCCAAAACGTAGCTATAAAAAgcgaaaattaaattagttttaaaatttaaaaattgttaccaATTACACCACACgtaaatacatatacaaaaacattaaatatagaCATACATAAATCTAAAATATAAACCATGCATCAcagtaatttcataaaattaatgatagaaaatttattctaaaagaaaaactaagaaATGTAGCTTTTAAACCAATTCTTTTTCGCACAATATCAATGATGTCCAACAcaatgtgtttgtttttttttttagtaaactGTGAACTAGATGTAATGTAAAGAATAAAAGATTTGAAAGTACCTCTGCAGAGGCAACATGTGTGTGGATATGCCACCAAAACTAGAGGCAATGGTGTTGATTTCAACTTGTTTAATAGCATTTTCATCAGACATGTGAGCCAAATAGTCAGAACGTAAGATACCAAGGGATAAAGCCTGTAATTgtacatataacaaaaaaacaaaaagaaacagAAAACAACGACATGAAaagaaagttttatttaattcaataaaatatttaataaaattatattatttgctaaattattaaatattaaccgTAGgagaaatttgattttataaaaatgatagATGAATTGCATTGGGAGAAGTAACTTGATTCTAAGACGGGTCAATTTAAAAGCAGCTcacactatttaacaatatatcATCGTACGTAATTTTGCGAAAAAGAATCCCTGGCCGAACTGTATGCCATCATAAAAAACGCATccaagaaaatattataataaaatatatattagttTTTATGCTATTACAACATGCATGGAGCTTATGCTTAATTAAGcactatatttattataataaatcaaattcaaaaaaataactaaaaatatttttatgtctaagataaaagctattttaaaaaatatgtgtatataaaaataagtaaactTTTGAAAGAATTAATCAATAAATCTATGGAGgttaaaggaaaacaataaCTGAAGTTAAAAACTTCAGCTTATCTGCATCATAATtataatctattaaaaaaatgagaATACAATAACAATACTACTTTTGATACAGCGACTAGAACTTGAaatcatattatttatttacaagaaataAACATAAGTTATATAGCACCTTTGTATGGCTCTGCTGGATGGTCCTAAATGTCCAAAACCAGACGCTATTGCATTAATTTCAACTTGTTTCCAGCAACAGAAGGCACAGggtttttcactttttattgttttttctaaGTCTTTACATCTAGACTCCAACATCAAATCACTTCGCAAAATGCCCAACGATATGCGCTTCATTTTTAAGTgaacaaagaaaataataaataaaaaaaaaattataaaatgtaattaggaataaatatgaataaagatAATAAAGATATGATAGTAAACATTAAGGGTAATTTTGCcagtttaacaaacaaaatactccctgaatatagaaatttttgtagataattttacaaaaaaaacttacttttgATAATACATATGTGTTTTAATTcgattaaatatacataattatttgAAACAATATTCATTTCACCTTTTCTCTGCAACTTAGTAGAAAgtggttgacaatacaatggaaacttcaatgttcaaaattcaaaaataaaatcttaaactaattttgtaatatatacttttatattaaaaacaaacaattagtAGAGTAATATTCTGCGGTGCCAAGTCTTACATACCCTTAGTCAAAgtatacttttaaaataaaaattgaaacaattttttgttgaaaaattaaaaaaaaaaaaactttttgaattttttttttaaaaaaatggatcaAAAAAGTTTGGTTGAAAGCaaaatttgtcttaaaaaaaatttggttaaaaaaagttgttctgTCGCTAACAATTCTAGAACTAGTTtccatatattaaattattgattGGGTAGTTTTACGAGGTCTTcctcaaaaatatttagttttcttttttattgatttttatataaataaattcaaaaccaAGCCTTTGGGTCCAAATATACATAGCTCAAAAACTTTCTTacgaaatatgttaataatttttgaaactgttattttatttattgaatatttattattttggttaagttttcccaaatttttactctctaaaaaattaacaaaataaaataaatattgaaatgaaggtacccagcaaaaaataatggaagTGCATCTTTACATATGACATTTTAATCACATCTAAAGTTGCAAATGAATCTTTTCTACCTCTGAAGATGTGATTTTAAATATGGGTATTtgacactgaattataaatatttcgttgatgtaattgtttcctacattttttgaattttataaaatttattaaaacctgtaaaaattggtatacaatttttacattttttaatcattaaaattaatcaaccattgtttcataaattttataactacaTTAAAATCAATTCATAAATGCTCAATtacatcactttttttctattatttatatttccatcaaagatgccaaaaaatataggtatccactacctacattaaaataacaccttaaaatcgaaatttaatcgcatcgaaagcatcgaatttattaagtaaaaagttgtcaaaaattaacaacatccctccaatgacaagctaatgtaaaattcatagctttttcaccaaaattggaAGTACATCTAGCATGCTATTTGTTGTGAAAATTCTGCATCTTCTTCCTCactttttttgctgggtagTAAAACACGTCTGTGCGAcgttttttaacataattttcatacatattatttttcttttagtgttctttcttgcagaagtttccattgattttttatatattcagccctaatatgaataaaaattccgcgggaattttttcccttttcttatttttaacattgaatttgaataggaaaaatgggaaaagggaaaaaacttccggggaatttttattcataattgggcagattatgttctattttaatttatggAATTTACGTTTTTGGAAACTGAAATTACGGAATATAGTTTTAAAAGAAGTTTCCATTGTTGTCAAtcactatattttaatatttcggaCGTAACtacaaaataagtttttactAACTACTAGCATTGGAAATATACaggccaattatgaataaaaaattccgcgggagtttgttccccgggagttttttcccattgaatttgaataggaaaaatgagaaatgggaaaaaactcccgcggaatttttattcataattgggctgataaataCTAGAATTGTAAtataaatattggaaaatagtaaaattttatgtaaattgaaaaaaatttattccaaCCATCGTTTCGagagaattaattcttaattccattttcgatatcaaaataagttGTATCTCTGAACCAATCCCTTAATGAATTCAttgtgaattaattcataggcttaattcctttgtattgcaaatgtattgaattcattcatttgggaattcattatttataaaattaataacttattgtatcattaaaatttttttgaattcaaatccattacaaaatagctttaaaaatgtattatatgattaaatttttcttcaattcatatctattacaaaaagacgtaagtaaattttttcaattcattttgtaaatgataaaaaggaaaacagaaataaaaaaaaaacatttttactagaattcaagtttaaagcaagtataattcaaatcaaattccaacaatattttcaagtgcttgaattatTGGAATAAAAATGAATgagaacaaatattttcattcagtTCATGGTTGAATGATTTCAaggatgaatgaattctatttaaattaatgGCATTTGAAttaagctaaagaattagatgttgggaatggatttatggaatgaatgactgacattttgtaattccgaattaagatgTTAATGAATAAAgctcaaattgaaataattcgaagctctgattcCAACAGATAGGTTGGATcatggtacaatcagttaccaggtacaattattagagagagtttccaatgttcacccctaaaacgtcaaactatttatttagtaacttaactttttttaatttgttaccgcgatattttttaaatttgttacgttttaactgaaattataaacacttattaaaaaaatatagtttttcttcaattgttagtaaatttttgtaataaaaattttaattcaattattttttttggcatttcctttttatattttttaattttcttttgtttgatgttatagggaatgtataattgagaacatactttctaataattgtaccttgcttatTCTACAATGGGTTGGATTATATAGctcttttttatttagttataaCAATACGCGTCAAGGTAACACTATAGTCTGTCACCTtgaagttttgttagataaTTATCTAAGCAATAAATGAAATGCTCAAATGTAAAgtgataaatattttgttaatcctataaaaaaaCACTTACCTGACCAAAGCCGTTGGCTAAAACtttcttataaatattgaataaattgcCAGTGAATTCATCAACTTTGATAGTTTCCGCCAAGGTGGTTGTTAAGAACTCCTCATCATGGGCCACATTATGCATGAGACGATTAATGATGGTCTGTAAAGCGACGGCCTTTTCAAATTCCTTGCGTGGAAATGAGGAGGGTGTCAATAAAAATGGTGCAAACTGCAAAAATTAACAGTGAGTGCTATTAATACCTAAAGAAATTTTATGCAATAAAATTATTACTCACATTTAAAGAATCTGGACTAAAATTGGTTTTCGAACGCATAGCAGCACCATGCATAATAGCCCAGTCCTTGGCTTTTTCGGTAACTTCGAGCAATTCTGGTTCCGATATGGGAATAGATACGCATTCTTCCAAAGTAGGATTATCGGACATTAtgatttagttatttttagAGTGTTTCAATAATTTTTCTGCTGAGTTCACTTTATTATTCTAGTTAGCACAATCACGGTGAAGGtactacaatataaaaaatgtatttaagagATAAACGACAACATGAATAGGCAAGTTTTATGAtgaaattgctttaaaatttcCGATTTAATATTAAAGTTTAAGTTTGTTAACAACTTACGTGTGTATGTGCGTGATTTTGGCCGTATTCGCGTGTTTCTATTTCagtttatttacacatttactACGCATTTGTATATACACTATTCTATATTTGTTATTAACAAATAAGTGGTAAATTATAAAAGGAATGtattactttaaatttaaacagtATTATAAGGCCaaaaatatagtaaaaatttaattaaaaagggGCTGTAAGTGACTACAAATTTGATAAGAATGCtaactataaacttttttttcgtGGTTTTGTTGTATTCCAATCAGATGATGGCACAATGCTGCCGGATAATTTGTTTCGTGGTAGCGAGACGAATTCATATTAGGTGGAGTCAGCTAAACAGCTGATTACTTTCTTTTCGTTTGTTTGGTTCTAGCGGCTGTCAAAGactgtttttata belongs to Calliphora vicina chromosome 4, idCalVici1.1, whole genome shotgun sequence and includes:
- the LOC135956704 gene encoding cytosol aminopeptidase-like — protein: MFSLRLINSLTRSLKRFTKNSKIVNTRHYASAEDPRVTKGLVIGVFQKEGDKDPKLTTSGEKFDDRVQGKVSELVKECNITGQLGKGKIFNNIDQEYRSVAVIGLGREGAGFNELEMIDEGMENARIAAGVGARTLQMQGCSEVFMDSMEYPEQAAEGSALAIWRYNDNKLKKNRTMVPKLELYDSPDVDAWTRGLFKAEAQNLARRLSDAPANQMTPTTFAQATVDALCPCGVTVEIRTMEWIEQQHLNSFLTIAKGSCEPPVLLEISYCGTAPEDKPVLLLGKGMTFNSGGICLRPSKHMDEYRGAMAGAAVCVAAIRAAAALSLPINISAVIPLCENMPSGMACKPGDIVTLLNGRTLAIRDTEKAGVVVMADPLLYAQSTYKPRLVVDVATMGKGVVNGLGGSATGIFSNSHYIWKQFQKAGALTGDRMWRLPLWNYYKKLVTDNISFDISNNGIGPASSCLGAAILHEFVPCVDWAHLDIRGVGMLTRFGTVPYLLKDRMTGRPTRTLIQFLYQMACPDAQAK
- the LOC135956705 gene encoding glutathione synthetase-like isoform X1; this encodes MSDNPTLEECVSIPISEPELLEVTEKAKDWAIMHGAAMRSKTNFSPDSLNFAPFLLTPSSFPRKEFEKAVALQTIINRLMHNVAHDEEFLTTTLAETIKVDEFTGNLFNIYKKVLANGFGQRISLGILRSDLMLESRCKDLEKTIKSEKPCAFCCWKQVEINAIASGFGHLGPSSRAIQSYVLGELGQYEKLKNMPENKALAGICDGMIRAWEIYNNPKAVIMFIIEDVSYNICDQRFHEFYIREKCPHIKVLRRTLTQVHKNGKLSLKKELILEDQEVAVIYFRAGYEPGQYHSQDEWDARYMMECSTAIKCPSIHYHLAGTKKVQQALAQPEMLERFINDPEEIKAIGKIFTGLYSLEDNDVGNATYEMALKEPERFVLKPQREGGGNNVYGLDIPDVLRKMSRVERSAWILMDLIHPPVSKGYMIRPGGTMPPPIVEVVSELGIFGVVIGDVDNIICNYQAGHMLRTKISTANEGGVAAGLGALDSPYLVD
- the LOC135956705 gene encoding glutathione synthetase-like isoform X2: MSDNPTLEECVSIPISEPELLEVTEKAKDWAIMHGAAMRSKTNFSPDSLNFAPFLLTPSSFPRKEFEKAVALQTIINRLMHNVAHDEEFLTTTLAETIKVDEFTGNLFNIYKKVLANGFGQALSLGILRSDYLAHMSDENAIKQVEINTIASSFGGISTHMLPLQSYVLGELGQYEKLKNMPENKALAGICDGMIRAWEIYNNPKAVIMFIIEDVSYNICDQRFHEFYIREKCPHIKVLRRTLTQVHKNGKLSLKKELILEDQEVAVIYFRAGYEPGQYHSQDEWDARYMMECSTAIKCPSIHYHLAGTKKVQQALAQPEMLERFINDPEEIKAIGKIFTGLYSLEDNDVGNATYEMALKEPERFVLKPQREGGGNNVYGLDIPDVLRKMSRVERSAWILMDLIHPPVSKGYMIRPGGTMPPPIVEVVSELGIFGVVIGDVDNIICNYQAGHMLRTKISTANEGGVAAGLGALDSPYLVD